The Dehalococcoidia bacterium genomic interval TACTGCGATGACAGGTATGTCCACCAGGCCGCTAACCACGGATGGTAGGGCACCCTCCATGCCTGCAACCACAACGAGCGCACGACACTTACGTATTCTCGGGAGATGGTCAAGTAGGCGATGAATGCCTGAAACACCAACGTCAGTGATTCGCTCCACATCGCACCCGATCAGCTCTGCAGTTATCGCCGCTTCAGTGGCTACGGGAAGGTCGGATGTCCCAGCGCACAGGACCGCAACACCTGGGACGCCAGTTGTGTCAGCCCTGCGATCAACCACGATGCACCTGGCCATGGGATCGTACTTTGCATCTTGGACTTTCTGGACCGTGGCCTCGTATGCCTCTGGTGCCGCCCTGGTAACGAGCAGTCTGTCCGAACGGGAAAGTACGGCGGCTGAAATCTCGGCTATATGTTCAGGTGTCTTCCCCTGCCCGAACACCACTTCCGGGAAGCCCTGCCGTATTGCACGGTGGTGGTCAACCTTTGCGAAGTCGAGGTCCTGGTACGGAAGGTCTCGCATCTGAGAGACTACCTCGTCCACGTTCAGGTCGCCCTTCTTCAGCGCCTCCAGCACGGCCCGCAATCGAGTCTCTTCGATGGGTAAACCTCCAACACGACTGAGTCTACAAAGTCAGTGGGAGTATACAAGTGGACTCAGAGCCCGGTAAAGCAGCGACCCCCTTCCACTTTCATGAGCAGAAGGGGGTCATTGGAGGGGGATGTCGAGTTGCTGGTCAGCTCGCACGGGGTTGTTCCATCTCCTCGAGAAGCCTTGCCATCACGGAATCCACAAGGTCGGTGACCGCGTCTCCGGGGGCGTCCTTGTACCATCCGCACTGAAGGCAACGAATGTAGTCGCCGTCCCAGTCCCGCTCGTTTGTCACGCCGCCGCCGCACCTTTCGCACCCGCGAAGTTGCAGCCTGACCTGTGGAAACCTCTCGCCTCCCTCTGCGACGTTGTCGGCGTTGCCGGCGCCAACTCC includes:
- the larB gene encoding nickel pincer cofactor biosynthesis protein LarB is translated as MRDLPYQDLDFAKVDHHRAIRQGFPEVVFGQGKTPEHIAEISAAVLSRSDRLLVTRAAPEAYEATVQKVQDAKYDPMARCIVVDRRADTTGVPGVAVLCAGTSDLPVATEAAITAELIGCDVERITDVGVSGIHRLLDHLPRIRKCRALVVVAGMEGALPSVVSGLVDIPVIAVPTSVGYGANFDGLAPLLTMLNSCAPGIAVVNIDNGFGGGYMAATINLTSRRERAD